A segment of the Salvelinus namaycush isolate Seneca chromosome 42, SaNama_1.0, whole genome shotgun sequence genome:
aaaactttccaagccaaaccatatcaaaACCGCTACataccatattagctaaagtaacatcatagtcagcatagctaatagaactaacgtgttagtaaactcGCTAATCATGCaccaatacatttgtaaaaccaaaagcttacctttaTTTGGAAGTACTAGTGTTGTGTTGggacatagccagctagctaacatagcatccctctacTTGAGCAGGGCTTGAGtgagctaaactagctagctccATTTGCTAactacagctgaagtcggaagtttaaatacacttaggttggagtcattaaaacttgtttttcaaccactctacaaatttcttgttaacaaactatagctttcgcaagtcggttaggaaatctactttgtgcatgacacaagtatttttacaacaattgtttacagattatttcacttataattcactgtatcacaattccagtgggtcagaagtttacatacactaagttgactgtgcctttaaacagcttggaaaattccagaaaattatgtcatggctttagaagcttccggtaggctaattgacataatttgagtcaattggaggtgtacctgtagatgtatttcatggcctaccttcaaactcagtgcctctttgcttaacatcatgggaaaatcaaaagaaatcagcaaagacctccacaagtctggttcatccttgggagcaatttccaaactcctgaaggtaccacgttcatatgtacaaacaatagtacacaagtataaacaccatgggaccatgcagccatcatacccctcaggaaggagacgtgttctgtctcctagagatgaacgtactttggtgcgaaaagtacaaatcaatcccagaacaacagcagggaccttgtgaagatgctggaggaaacaggtacaaaagtatctatatccacagttaaatgagtcctatatcgacataacctgaaaggccgctcagcaaggaagaagccactgctccaaaactgccataaaaaagccagactacggtttgcaactgcacatggggacaaagatagtactttttggagaaatgtcctctggtctgatgaaacaaaaatataactgtttggccataatgaccatcgttatgattggaggaaaaaggtTAGAGGCTTGCAAGcttaagaacaccatcccaaccgtgaagcacgggggtggcagcatcatgttgtgggtgggctttgctgcaggagagactggtgcacttcacaaaatagatggcatcatgaggcaggggaaattatgtggatatactgaagcaacatctcaagacatcagtcaggaagttaaagcttggtcgcaaatgggtcttccaaatggacaatgaccccaagcatacttccaaagttgtggcaaaacggcttaaggacaacaaaacggcttaaggtattggagtggccatcacaaagccctgacctcaatcctacagaaaatttgttggcagaactgaaaaagggtgcctacaaccctgactcaggtacaccagctctgtcaggaggaatggaccaaaattcacccaacttattttgggaagcttgtggaaggctacctgaaacgtttgacccaagttaagcaatttaaaggcaatgctaccaaatactaaattgagtgtatgtaaacttctgacccactgggaatgtgatgaaagaaataaaagcttaaataaatagtTCTCtgtactgttattctgacatttcacattcttcaaataaagtggtgatcctaactgacttaagacagggaatttttactaggattaaatgtcaggaattgtgaaaaactgagttcaaatgtatttggctaaggtgtatgtaaacttccgacttcaactgtaagtaagtgaaactgaaagaaatgactctctctcttccttctccttcatttttgaagaaacaaatttgttcaaaactgttgtctttctcgctctttgagtaaactactcaccacattttatgcactgccgtgctagctagctgtagcttatgctttcagtactagattcattctctgatcctttgattgggtggaaacatgtcagttcatgttgcaagagctctgatagctTCGAGGACGTCCTCTgtaagttgtcataattactgtgtaagtttaTGGGAGGTGAGAACCACGAGCCAcgaggttttgtattgaagtcaagtACCCAGAGGAAGGCGGAAACTATCtctcctccggctacaccatagtgctaccctacagagtgctgttgaggctactgtagaccttcattgcaaaacaatgtATTTTAATCAATGATTTGGTggcgtgaatatatttagtatagtctTATCTAAAAAGGTGaacttttaatgtttcactatgttTATTactatgaaattcactgaggagcctccactggtgtgatGAGATCAGATGTGATTTATACTAGTCAATGAAAGTCTTAGAATGAAAAGTCACATTTCGTGTTTATTAAACATAAACAAGTGTTAAATACACCTGTCTCAACTACAAATCTGTATGATAAACGACATTAAATTTCTCATTAAAAGTGTCTTGGGACAGAAATTAAGTAGTTGAATGGCATTTGTGAACATCATATAGcctacacagtacaaacacaataTGAACACTTTTTAGGCTTATATATCACACAATGTCTGGATACAATATTCGTGCCAGGAATATTCAACATGGTTACTCTCGTTATTCCAAATGCATCTGCTGACAAAAATGACAATTCATGtttgtctttaatgcagggttTGAGTGGTATGGCTACTTTCTATGTTATAGAGTGGAATGGTTTTCTAttggtgtatcctgaggtagctcctTTCTGAGAACCTCTTCCTGCAGTGCGTACAGGCGAAAGGCCTCTCTCCTATGTGGACCGtcaggtgcatcttcagctgTTGCTGGCTGGAGAATCTCTTCTCACAATGGGGTCAGCTGGaggatttctcccctgtgtggaccctctggtgcctcttcaggttaCCAGCATGGGCGAAGtgcatgtgacactgggtacagctgaagggttcCTCCCCTGTGTGAACACCCCTATGTCTGATAAGGttactcaggaaggagaagctctTGTAACACAGCTTGCACTTGAAGGGCCTCTCCTTGGTGTGAACGGTCTGGTGTTGCTTCACATAGCTCGCCTCAGAGAAGCGCTTCCCACATGTGGGGCAGGCGTACGGCTTGTCGGCGTCTGTCCTAATGCATCGCTTCCCACGTTGTGACGCCGAGGAGGTAGAAGCAGGAGCCACCACACTCAGGTCGTTAGTCTTTGAGCTCCCTCCTTGACCTCTAGCCATTAATTGGGTGTTGTTATGGTTGTGTGCTGTGTTATAGGCTAGGTACCTCTTGTGGTGAACGCCCATCCTGACCATGTCTGTATTTGTGGGGTAAACCTGAGGTAACTGAGGAAGGGTAGACCCAGACGTCCTATGAACCCAGTCACCAGGCATTAGACAAGACCCTGAAGAAGAAGACAGACTTCCTGAAA
Coding sequences within it:
- the LOC120034884 gene encoding zinc finger protein 470-like, whose product is MMNRAGHPGLQPSERVVGDPPGGSLSGSLSSSSGSCLMPGDWVHRTSGSTLPQLPQVYPTNTDMVRMGVHHKRYLAYNTAHNHNNTQLMARGQGGSSKTNDLSVVAPASTSSASQRGKRCIRTDADKPYACPTCGKRFSEASYVKQHQTVHTKERPFKCKLCYKSFSFLSNLIRHRGVHTGEEPFSCTQCHMHFAHAGNLKRHQRVHTGEKSSS